GCGGCTTCTCCCCCAGAGAATACCGGAAGCAGTAGAAAACGACATCATGCCATATTCAGATTACATGCCGACATGGGCCGATGTCCGATCGTCGGCTATAATAAGCAGGAGGCTCCAGCCGGAATACGGGTTGGCGGCAAAAATATGGAGGAGGTTGTTCCGATGACTTATTCGGCACATGCCGAAAGATACGCCAATATGACATATAACCGCTGCGGGAGGAGCGGCTTGAAGCTGCCCGCCATTTCGCTCGGACTGTGGCATAATTTCGGCGGAATCGATACGTACGAAAACGGCAGAGCGATGCTGCGCAGGGCGTTCGATCTGGGCATCACCCATTTCGATCTCGCCAACAATTACGGCCCGCCTCCGGGTTCGGCCGAAGAAACGTTCGGCCGCTTGCTGAGGCAGGATTTCCTGCCGTACCGGGACGAGATGATCATTTCGACCAAAGCGGGTTATTATATGTGGCCGGGGCCTTACGGGGAGTGGGGCTCGAAGAAAAACCTGGTGGCCAGCCTGGACCAAAGCTTGAAGCGGATGGGACTTGACTACGTGGACATTTATTACCACCACCGTCCGGACCCGAATACGCCGCTCGAAGAAACGATGGCCGCGCTCGACCTCGTCGTTCGCCAAGGAAAAGCGCTTTATGTCGGCATTTCCAACTACCGGCCGGAGGCTACTCGGGAAGCCGCGCGCATTTTGCGCAGCCTCGGGACACCATGTCTTATTCACCAGCCGAATTACTCGATGATGTCCAGGTGGATCGAAGAGGGGCTGCTGGATGTGCTGGACGAGGAAGGCATCGGCTCCATCGTTTTTTCTCCGCTCAACAAAGGCATTTTGACCGACCGCTATTTGAACGGAATCGCGCCGGATTCCCGCGCCGCCGGACCGAGCGTTTTCCTCCGTCCGGAAGAGCTCACCGAAGACAAGCTCGACAAGGTCCGCAAGCTGAATGAGATGGCGCTGGAAAGAGACCAGAAGCTTTCGCAAATGGCGCTCGCCTGGGTACTGCGCGGCGGCCGCGTCACCTCGGCATTGATCGGGGCCAGCAAGGTCGGCCAGATCGAAGATGCCGTCGGCGCTTTGAGCAACATGAGCTTCACCGTCGAGGAA
The window above is part of the Paenibacillus hamazuiensis genome. Proteins encoded here:
- the mgrA gene encoding L-glyceraldehyde 3-phosphate reductase, producing MTYSAHAERYANMTYNRCGRSGLKLPAISLGLWHNFGGIDTYENGRAMLRRAFDLGITHFDLANNYGPPPGSAEETFGRLLRQDFLPYRDEMIISTKAGYYMWPGPYGEWGSKKNLVASLDQSLKRMGLDYVDIYYHHRPDPNTPLEETMAALDLVVRQGKALYVGISNYRPEATREAARILRSLGTPCLIHQPNYSMMSRWIEEGLLDVLDEEGIGSIVFSPLNKGILTDRYLNGIAPDSRAAGPSVFLRPEELTEDKLDKVRKLNEMALERDQKLSQMALAWVLRGGRVTSALIGASKVGQIEDAVGALSNMSFTVEELTRIDEILA